The Neodiprion lecontei isolate iyNeoLeco1 chromosome 2, iyNeoLeco1.1, whole genome shotgun sequence genome segment CTGATGCAGGCTTGGATCCCAGTAAAGCGTGTCTGTGCTCAGAGACGTCGAACACGAAGCTACGCTGTCCGCCACTGTTGAGACCTCGCTGCTCGTTATCGAATGCAAACTATGACCTGAAGCCCTGGAACATGCGTGGACCGCGTGCTGCTCCCGTTgatgctgctgttgctgctgttgttgttgctgttgctgctgctgctgctgctgctgttgctgttgttgttgttgttgttgttgttgttgttgttgttgttgttgctgctgctgttgttgttgctgctgctgctgttgggCGTTTTGCTCGTTTCTAGCGCGCCGTTGTTTCTCTCTCCGTCTCCTACTCGGCACGCAATTGGGGTCACAGCAGGGGCTTGCTAGATCGTAGGCGTCGAGGCTGCCACCCTCGGACGGTTCCCTGCGACCCCCTGATCCAGGAATGCAGGCGACGCATAGTCCATTGCTGGAGGAGGGATGTTGCGTGCTTTGAGATTCAGAACCTGCTGAGCACTGCTGCTGTGTTTGCTGCTGAGAAGTCTTAGGAAGCTGCTGGGCTTGGCTCTTGGGGCAACCACCACCACCGGAAGTGATCAGTCCGTTTGCTTGGTGATAACTGTACCGGGACGATACTCCGATTTGGATCTCACTCGTACCTCCTTTGGATAGGAAGTGATGATGGTCGCTGCGAGATCTTGGCGGGCCAATAGTCACCAGACAAGCCGCACTCCGAGGTACTAGACATGGCCTTCCATCGGCGTACTGAACGGAAATCAGATTTTAATTACGAGAACAAATCTTGCTTGCTTcgtcgatataacgaagagaattgaaaaattctaaaaatgtCGCCAATCATCGACTCACCACGCTGTAAAGAAGAAGGTGTTCCGTCGATGCTGCTGGTCTACAGCAAGATGTCGGTGGCGATACGAAGCTAGATGACGGCGAAGGTTGACTTTGGTTGCTCGTCGTTGTTGTGGTACTAGGGGTTCGTTTCCGGGCTGGAAGTGAGTGGGTTTTCCATCTTCCCATAAGTATAGATCTTTCCCGTTCGCACAAGCGTTCCAACTCGCTCAATCGGGACTGCAACGCGCGCTGCAGCTCGATGTATCGCATGTGCAATTCGAcctgaagaataaaaatgtatgatttttattttgtaaatcttgCATTTACCTCCAAGTTAAATTAATTCCATATTCACCTTTTTTACACAGTCTTCAAAGAGCACGACCATGCGCATCCGGGCGTCGCAATTCTTGATAAAACTGACCAGAGTCTTGTGATCAGCACGATCCATTTCGTGCCCGTTTATCGAAAGGATCACATCACCCTCCCTCATTCCAGCTTTGAAAGCCGGCCCATCGTACTCGATGTAATCGACGTAAGTTACCATCTCTATTTCCTGCTCTCGTTTATAGTGGATGCCGTAGCTCTGTACGATATCAAcgcgaaaatataatatgGTTATTAAAATAGCACATGTCTACTGCTGAAAATCTGAACAGTTGTGTATAGCGAAAGATGATTTTTACCTGCAGCGTGAAACCGTAagtgccattttttttctcaactatGATAGTTCTCCGTCGTCTGTCTTCATCGGCACGAGGTATTCGGTCCGATTTCGATCTTTCAAGAACCGCCTGAAACAAATAGATTAACTTGATTACAGCACTGAGATTTAAAACGTAATAAAACCGTTgaagattttatttattctgtaTTCAGTTACGGGTTGATTTATCAAATTAGttcagttttcaaattcataaatCTGATATAAAATCACGTATGATACCTttgtatcaaaatttcatttctatttttatgaATAGCATACGTGGAACTGAATACTTGCGAGGCGACGGCAAAAAATCCGAAAGCGTTTGGCACTGTACGAAATTATAACGATAACTATTCAACTATAATATCGCCCCCTGTAGATCCGCACGCATGCACGCGTAACTCAATCTATGAACCTATTCCGTATGCATGAGGATCACGTGTTAGACCAGAACAACGGGTGTGGCGAAAGGGGTGAAAATACAGCCGACGAAGACAAGGGAGAGGTGGATTATGATTctgaaggtgaaaaaaaaatcaattaatcacGGCAAATATGATGATTTGCAAATATAACGTCTACAGAGTTACACCGCATATTCATACATTAAATAAATACGCAAGAGGCAGGGGGTGATTTATTATGATGTGTAATAAAATCGTATTTGATGAGATGAATTGATGGATTTACAAAGTTTCGTGCGTGTGTATAGGCATAGGTATGCAGTAGGGTGGTTCatcttttaaattttcattttttttaaagtgtcattcaaaatttgttacaaatactgagaaaaaaaaacctggagGAGACAGTAAAATATTTGGAGGTTGctaccaattattgtaatattttttatttatttttatgtgtaCACCTTAcggatttatatttatatatatattagcttatttttttcccattaaTCATTGTTCTTAAAAATCGGTACTTGAAACGAAATAGAGACATTAAAGTGATGCGATACTCGTCTTTGGGTAACAAAAACTGTTATCCAAATGTCTCCGAGATGAttaatattttagataaaagaCGCGAACAGTCAACTGCGGAATTGTTAGACTTAGTTTGCCGTTGACTGGTGAAAGATTAATTGGACTgtgatacaaaaaaaagatcaacTGATACACATATAAGTTCTTAAGGcgtacagaaaaaataaataaataatattacaataattggtagtgacctctaaatattttcctacctctTCCAGGTTTTACGGGAATTCTTTCTTAagtatttgtcacaaatttttcaagtgaaaccttaaaaaaaaaaaattaaaaaacgaacCACCCTAGTATACAGGCATTATTCATTATATTCATACCCCGCTCCATTCCTCCTCGTCGCTGCTGTCTAAGCCAGGGCGATGAGTTACCACAAGCTCCGTAGTGTTTTGCGGCGAGTTATTCATTTCACCCGGATCGTCTTACTCTTGGATATTCTCAACGTTAGGGAGGGATAGACTGGCGCATGGTTTCGACTCGCCTACGTTTCCAGGCTCGAGTCGATGTCGCGGGTTTTTATCATGTTTGACAGAAACGACGATATTTTTCACGGGGAAGGTAACCGGAGGAGTGCGTTACTCTCATTCCACACTATATCCCGACATACGCAGGCGCAATATTACCGACTCTCCCGTTTTCAGCCCCACTTCTCACCCCCGCATAAAACCCCTTGCCGGCGCCTCGCCGTAGGCAATGCAGCGCGCATGTAGGCCGAGTTGCAGATTTTCAGGCGGTGAGTTCAATGCCTTCAATCAAGTTTTAATTAATACTTAATCGACGTTTATTCGTAAAACTTAATTTTACACAgttaaaataaacgaatactACATAAAAGATGTTTTGGCATCTGATGACTTTCACTTTTTACTTTGCTCAATAATTATACCTACTGTAAATAAGATAGTTATACATAATACGGTGTAAATATCGTGGGTATAAGGACCTCACGGGAAATTAAACAGATATTATAAGGGACaggttttttatttacataatttataaACGCAAAGGATTGAAATGGATATAATTGagtatacgtatttttttaaaattaaagttCTGACCATGGtttgcaattttgattttcttatttttcttttattattgtaatttacgACTATGGAAAATTACTCCGATGTTTAGTTACCGTATCAATAACGCGTCGTGTTTATAGTGATAATTAATTCTATTTCGAGGCACAGAGTCTGGCGTGCTTGGCTCTACTCGACAAATTTGCAATGCCGTAAGATCAGATGCCCTGACTGACGTTTGTTTGCACAGAAACTTGCTAATTCAATAAGCGAGAGATCTTTGAAATAACGACTTCGCGTGATAACGCCAATTGCGCAAATCCCCTCTCCATTCAAAGTTACTATATTCCACACAGTTACATGCAATTCGTTTAACCGGAGTTCCATACAAAGAAAGTTGATGTTAGGTTTGTCATCATCAATCACGTACTTCAATACCCGTCATTTGTATCATAGATAAAAACACTGCGGCATTAGTGAGACCTTTACGAATGATTTATAGATGCTGAAGCAGAGGATCGGCGTATGTGAATTATGCCTACATAGAcctttttcaagaaaatagaCTCGTGTAGCGGGGAATAATAGATCGGCAGCTGTTCCCTGTTTCAATCATAGCAGTTAGCTATAATGATAGTGCCAATGTAAATTGAGAGAAAAGAGGGAGATGGGATGAGGAAGTAGGGAGATGTTATTGTTGCACAGAGGATACTGGGAAGATGAACGAGAGAGGAATGGTGGGAGAGGTGTGATAACGAGGTGTGTTGACAGGTATAAGAAAGAGGATAGCGGGGTACTGGATGTCACATACTCTTTGCAATGTCGAGTTGTTGGCATCGACTCAGTTGGACCCAGCAAATTTCCGTTATGACGATTACCGATCCACGTTTCGTCTGTGCTCTCCTTCTCGTTTTCGTGGCTGCATTGTCAACTGCAACTCCGCTTCCGCTCTCGCTGCCTCACCTGAATCAATCCTCTTCTACGACGGTCCAGTCTTTGCTTGCGGCTCAaaactcatcaaattccaCGGAAAATGATTTGTAAGTATGCAAATTAATTTCGGTCGAAAACgcaattcgattttcaaaaatccgcACAACTCTGATTCTACCGTCATTTCAGGTACGTGATAAAGGCCGTTGTATACGAAATAGGAATATTAACCGACGCCGACAATTCCACGAATGATACGACGGAAAGGTGAGGCTGATCGATAAATCgttgtgaatattttatactatttGTTTATACATAGGATTTATATTAGAATTTATATGTTATAAATTGCCGTTCTTTTTCAGACACGAAGAGGTTAATCTATCTTTCTACGATCCTCCTCACGAAAATAACGGGCTTTTGGATCTCAGTGGAATCCCGTTGCCCCAAGTGGTCGCATCGAAGACCAATACGGAAGAATGATTTGggagaaaaagtttgaaaataggCTCATTGATTATCAAGTATACCTTTCGAAGGGTTCGAACTGCATAATGTAAATAACACATGTACAAAACCAAATTTCCAAGCTTTTCgctatatttaaatattattattattattattatatttatgtaggTGTATACTAATATGCGATATATACCGCAACATGTATACCCATTTGTAATGATGCATAACTATTATAAGTATCTATAGGTACGTAATTGTTCACCTTTGACATGATAAATTTACGGTGAATTTCTCAATAATGTTATAATATACTGTAATTTACTATTATAAACAGATCTGTTTTGCCATCGAATAAAATGGTTGttatattgtaattatttatcatcTCACCTTTTTACTTCCTCATGCGGTTTTCCGTGAATCTCCATGTCGGAAGAATTCCAATTAGACTTGTTATTTAGGGATTGTACCAGTTCATTGATCAAGTCTGTATATCCGCGAAGGCACGTAGAATTGTAAAATACGAGTAGGAGTTGCTCAGAATCTGTAATTATGAAAACGTGTGCGTCAGTTTGAGTTTGCGGACAGTGTTTTCCACTGTCATTGCGATTAGaggattcgttgaaaaattatcactaTAACAAATCGCTTCCTCGTACATTTTTGTAGGTCTCCAAAGACATGACGTAGAACTTTCCGGCTGTTATTTTAAGCGGTTTCTGAGAGCGTAGAATGATCATTTGCAAATGTCGAGGGACGTTCGCAAGTCGGTGATAACGGCGACGGTTGTTTTCTAAACTCAGGTTCATCAACTTTCCATAAGCTTCGTACGCCGATTGGCCTACCATAATCGACTGTAAGATGTGTgcataatcaataatatttcgAGTAAACAATGAAGCTGTTCCATAAAGCAGTCATACGCGCAGCAGCAGCGGTCGCAAATATTTATCACGTTTAAATTAGCCAACAACAAACAATCCGGGACTCACTTCTGTTTGCAAATAGTTTGCCGACCAGCAGAATATAAAGAGCTGAAACAGAGATGCTGCCCAGTAGGATACGTATTTTCCCAATTCGTTATTCCCATCAATATCCTGAAAGTAAAACGTGATCTGTAAGAATGGCGGGAAAACCATTTTTAAATACTTGTAGATGCATCGTGCAGTATTGAATGAAGGGCGGAAATAGGTTTCGGACAACGTTTTTAGTGAttatcatgaattttttttttctggcacGAAAGTAATTTATATAGCTTATTGAAACCTTAAGAAcattatgtacatatattcaaataaatatcgtaattttttacatgtttCCTCGGAAAATATGTGCCCCGGATTCTCACCGGGACCTGATTGTCGGTGACGCTTCCACAAAGGGTCAGGTCACTAAGGACCTCTCTAGTCATCGACTTAGCACAGTTCATAATTTTAGAGAGCCGCGGTTACAATTAAGGATATTTTTGGTCTTGTTCA includes the following:
- the LOC107224373 gene encoding uncharacterized protein LOC107224373 translates to MNNSPQNTTELVVTHRPGLDSSDEEEWSGAVLERSKSDRIPRADEDRRRRTIIVEKKNGTYGFTLQSYGIHYKREQEIEMVTYVDYIEYDGPAFKAGMREGDVILSINGHEMDRADHKTLVSFIKNCDARMRMVVLFEDCVKKVELHMRYIELQRALQSRLSELERLCERERSILMGRWKTHSLPARKRTPSTTTTTSNQSQPSPSSSFVSPPTSCCRPAASTEHLLLYSVYADGRPCLVPRSAACLVTIGPPRSRSDHHHFLSKGGTSEIQIGVSSRYSYHQANGLITSGGGGCPKSQAQQLPKTSQQQTQQQCSAGSESQSTQHPSSSNGLCVACIPGSGGRREPSEGGSLDAYDLASPCCDPNCVPSRRRREKQRRARNEQNAQQQQQQQQQQQQQQQQQQQQQQQQQQQQQQQQQQQQQQQQQQQQHQREQHAVHACSRASGHSLHSITSSEVSTVADSVASCSTSLSTDTLYWDPSLHQRPPACLQYAKPKSWDNLTTKAFGGYGFGYGYLDTGTIKTHSAERPPKSGSHARSKTPSAGSTATTSQRSGRSAATVYAVHPQHGSAGHSAHGGRQFQPTKSTESLLLPPTAYLQGDLDTASHSCECLDGPSPRFVQVLLEKHKRQEEAAYVSSAVSHAQARHRRASHSEAKLRSAVNNSEVTRL
- the LOC107224416 gene encoding uncharacterized protein LOC107224416, producing MSSCWHRLSWTQQISVMTITDPRFVCALLLVFVAALSTATPLPLSLPHLNQSSSTTVQSLLAAQNSSNSTENDLYVIKAVVYEIGILTDADNSTNDTTERHEEVNLSFYDPPHENNGLLDLSGIPLPQVVASKTNTEE